The Paenibacillus polymyxa M1 DNA segment AGCGCATAATCGTGGTCATGATGTTATCGTCCATCTTCCAATGGAGCCCAAGCAGGGCAAGCCTGAATGGCTTGGACCTGGAGCAATCAAGGCTAATATGACGGATGAAGAAGTACGCGCCAAGGTGACCGCAGCTATCAAGGATGTTCCTTATGCCATAGGAATGAACAACCATATGGGCTCCAAGGTCACCTCAGACAAGCGCATTATGTCCATCGTTCTTGATGTTTGTAAGGAACATGGACTATTTTTTGTTGATAGCCGAACTAATTATTGGTCAGTGGTGCCTGAACTTGCCGCTAAAAAGGGAATGCCACCGGTGCGAAATGATGTTTTTTTGGATGATGTTCATACACTCGCTCATGTGAATCGGCAACTTAGCAAAGTGGTTGAATGGTTGGCAGAGCACAACACCTGTGTAACGATTGGACATGTTGGCGTGTCCGGCATGTATACCTCCTCAGGGCTTCATTCATCGGTTCCTAAATTAAAGGAACATGCTCAGTTTGTAGGCATTAGCGATCTAGTGCGTGATGTATGGGGGTGGACAGGAGATCCAGCCACGAATACTACCACGCCGTCAGATGGGCAATAATGCCTTCGGCAATAGCTTCAGCAATCCTTTTTTGGCCGCGATCCCCAGAAAGTAGGGCTCTGTCTTGTTCGTTGCTGATAAACCCCGTTTCGACTATTACAGCGGGATGTTGAATTTTATTCAGAAGATAAAAGGGTTTTCCGTACATGGTTTGTCTATTCATGCAAAATAAGCGGTTTAATGAACGCTGGATCTGCTCAGCTAACATATAGCTGCTGCCTTCATCTTGATACAGTACAATGGGTCCACGTTTTTCGGCACGTTTGGCCCAATTGACATGCAGGCTTACAACCACAGCAGTGGGCAGTTGTTCTGTCAAGCTTTTACGTTGGGCGAGGTCTTTAAGATGCCGGGATTTGGACTGCAACCAACGGTTATCATCACTCAGTGCGTAGTCCTTGTCCCTATTCAAGACAGCAGGGTAACTCTGGGAACGTAAGATCAAGTACAGTTTTTGAGCAATGGCGAGATTGATATCTTTTTCCAGAAGTCCTTTGTGACTTGTTCCACCATCCACACCGCCATGACCTACATCAATCAGGACCACGGGCTTGGCAAAAGCGTGATAGGAGCGGTTAAACGAGGTTTCTGTATGCTTGTTTGTGTCGGTGCTTTTCTCGCCAGGCTGAGTAGTTGCATAAGCAAATGGGGCAAATACAGCGCTACAAAGGATACAAAAATTTAACCCCAGCCCGATCAGCCATATCTTGTTTAACTTTTTATTCAACACGTTCTATTCCTCCAATGGACGAATTGATTGTTTACTGGAAACTATGCATAACAGACATCAAACCTAAAGCAGCGTAGCTGCCTTCAAATATAACAATAAACCTTGGGGGAACTGTTATATTGAAGATAGTATGTTCCATTTAAGGGAACCCATGCATAGTTATTCCGCAGGGATTAGAGTAGCTGGAAACTGTGCAAGCTAGTGGTATCTGAACCTAACGTGTGATTTGATATTTCCAAGGCAAGGTGATTGGAAATGATAGGTCAGATGAAGGAGGTCATGGAGGATGGCGAAGAGTGACGAACTGGTGACGTATATTACGCAGCGGATTGTGCGTTATATGGAAACGCCACGTGAGGTTCGACGTAGCCAAAAACAAGCCAAGGAGCCATGGGTGAGCAAATGGTTTGGCATGTTGCCTCTCGCTCTGAAAATGT contains these protein-coding regions:
- a CDS encoding YqzE family protein; translation: MAKSDELVTYITQRIVRYMETPREVRRSQKQAKEPWVSKWFGMLPLALKMWIKSTRRGRREQR
- a CDS encoding N-acetylmuramoyl-L-alanine amidase — encoded protein: MLNKKLNKIWLIGLGLNFCILCSAVFAPFAYATTQPGEKSTDTNKHTETSFNRSYHAFAKPVVLIDVGHGGVDGGTSHKGLLEKDINLAIAQKLYLILRSQSYPAVLNRDKDYALSDDNRWLQSKSRHLKDLAQRKSLTEQLPTAVVVSLHVNWAKRAEKRGPIVLYQDEGSSYMLAEQIQRSLNRLFCMNRQTMYGKPFYLLNKIQHPAVIVETGFISNEQDRALLSGDRGQKRIAEAIAEGIIAHLTAW
- a CDS encoding divergent polysaccharide deacetylase family protein, which produces MSTRRKLHMRNIIKKALKASRNRKNSSYALVHHARSRMQIIVVLCISVCMLFMVCKTAVAEAIDQQNQQQKRVAVIIDDLGNNMKGTKEILNLPVKITVAVMPFLPTTKQDAMEAHNRGHDVIVHLPMEPKQGKPEWLGPGAIKANMTDEEVRAKVTAAIKDVPYAIGMNNHMGSKVTSDKRIMSIVLDVCKEHGLFFVDSRTNYWSVVPELAAKKGMPPVRNDVFLDDVHTLAHVNRQLSKVVEWLAEHNTCVTIGHVGVSGMYTSSGLHSSVPKLKEHAQFVGISDLVRDVWGWTGDPATNTTTPSDGQ